TTTGTTTCACGTTCAAATGTTGATCCACAATTGTTTGAACCATTTCTTCTTGTTGTTCAAAAGACAAACTGAGTAATGCTCTCGCATGACGTTCAGTGATCTTACCTTCTGAAAGTTTCTGTTTCGCTTTAGGTGCAAGTTTCAACAAACGCAGCTTATTAGCAATAAAGCTTTGACTTTTACCGACACTTTGGGCTAATTCACTTTGCGTTGTATCACCAAGTTCTAATAGCTTTTGATATGCTTCAGCTTCTTCAACAGCTGATAAATTTTCACGTTGAATATTTTCAATCAGTGCCACGACAGCAGTTTCTTCATCTGTCATTTCGCGAATAATAACATCTGCATATGCCATCTGATTTGCATTTAATGCACGAAAACGTCGTTCGCCCGCAATGATTTCAAACATACCTTCTTCAATTGGTCGCACAACGATGGGTTGAAGCAGTCCATGTTCTTGAATTGATTCAGCAAGTTCATTAATTTTATTTGGATCAAAAACTTGTCTTGGCTGATAACGATTCGGTACAATGCGCTCTATTTGAATGGATTCAACGTTATTCTTACGTTCTTCTTCTGTGTAGCCTGTGAGATCTTCATCTTTATTTGTTAAACCGAATAGTTTAGAAAAAGGCTTCTTCATAGTCCATTCTCTCCCTCTAAATATACTTATATAGTAATATTTATTTTTATTTTAGTAAAGGAGATTTATTAGGTGTGCCCGCTTTACGTGGATATTTTTTGGGTGTTTTACTACGCTTTTCAATAATAATCATTTGACGTTCTCCTGCATCACCAGGTAATTCAAATGTTTCAACCGCTTCTACTCTTCCACCGAACACACCAATACCAAATCGAGCTTCCTCTAATTCTTCTTCACCTTTAGCAGATTTCATCGCGATAAAATGACCGCCTGTCTTCACTAACGGCAAGCATAGTTCGCTTAAGACTGAAAGACGCGCTACAGCACGCGCTGTGACAATGTCATAAGACTCCCGGTTGTCTCCTCTGAAGTTGCCGAAATTCTCTGCACGTTCATGGACAAAACAGACACCGTGCAAATCTAAAGCATCAGCAAGATGATTTAAGAATTGAATGCGTTTATTTAAAGAATCTACAATCGTCACTTTTAATTGCGGAAATACAATTTTTAAAGGAATACTTGGGAAGCCGGCACCTGCGCCGACATCACAAATACTCAATTCTTGATTCATGTCCATGAAAAATGCTGCAGTGATGGAGTCATAAAAGTGCTTTAAATAAACGCCTTCTTCATCAGTAATGCTTGTTAAGTTCATCTTTTCATTCCACTCTACAAGCTTTTCATAGTAAGTTTGAAACTGCTGTTTTTGTTTATCACTTAATGTTATGTCATGTTCTTCAAGCTTCTCAGCCAGCCATTCAACACTCATCTATTTCACCCTTTCAAGTTTTCCTTGTTCTAAATATACAAGTAAAATTGAAATATCAGCAGGATTAACACCTGAAATACGTGAAGCTTGTGCAATATTCAATGGTTTGACTTCAGCTAATTTTTCTCTTGCTTCACTTGCTAAGCTGTCAATTTTACTATAGTCCAAATCATGCGGAATTTTTTTCTGTTCCATACGTTTTACTTTTTCAACTTGTTGCAATGATTTATTGATATAACCTTCGTATTTCGTTTGAATTTCTACTTGTTCTTCCACATCTGCAGAAATTTGGTGTTCTTCTTCTAAGATATCTAAAATGGCTTGATAATCCATTTCTGGACGGCGTAATAATTCAATTGCTAGGATGCCGTCTTTAAGTGGTGAACCGTTATGAGCTTTAATGACTTCTTGTGTATGCTCATTAGGTTTAATACGAACGTTAGCTAAGCGTTCTTTTTCCGCTTCAATTTGATCTCGTTTCGCATTGAAACGTGCGTAACGTTCATCTGAAATCAAACCAATTTCATGACCTAAGTCAGTTAAACGTAAGTCGGCATTGTCATGACGCAATAATAAGCGATATTCGGCACGTGAAGTTAATAAACGATAAGGTTCGTTTGTACCTTTAGTAACAAGGTCATCAATCAGTACGCCGATATATGCATCTGAACGACTTAAGACTACTTCGTTTTCTCCGAGCACCCTGCCGGCAGCATTAATACCAGCCATAATACCTTGACCAGCCGCTTCTTCATAACCTGAAGTACCGTTAATTTGACCAGCCGTATATAAGTTTTTAATTTTCTTAGTTTCTAATGTCGGCCATAGTTGAGTCGGTACAATCGCGTCATATTCAATGGCATAGCCTGCACGCATCATATCTGCTTTTTCTAAACCTTCTATAGTTTGAAGCATTTCACGTTGTACATGTTCAGGCAAGCTTGTTGATAAGCCTTGGACATAAACTTCATTAGTGTCGCGGCCTTCAGGTTCTAAGAATAACTGATGACGTGGTTTATCGTTAAAACGTACATATTTATCTTCAATAGAAGGGCAATAACGTGGACCAGTGCCTTTAATCATACCTGAGTACATTGCAGATAAATGTAAATTATCATCAATTACTTGGTGTGTTTTAGCATTCGTATAAGTCAACCAGCATGGAAGTTGATCTAAGATATATTCAGTTGTGTCGAAGCTGAATGCACGACCTACATCATCGCCTGGTTGAATTTCTGTTTTGCTGTAATCAATCGTTTTAGCATTCACACGTGGTGGTGTTCCAGTTTTGAAACGTACAATGTCAAATCCAAGTTCGCGTAAGTTATCTGCTAAAGTAACAGATGGTAATTGATGGTTAGGGCCGCTTGAATATTTCAAGTTTCCTAAAATAATTTCTCCGCGTAAGAACGTACCAGTAGTAATAACCACTGCTTGTGCGCGGTATTCTGTACCGATATTCGTACGCACACCTTTAATTTCATCATCTTCAATGATTAAATCGTCTACCATACCTTGCATCAGATGCAAGTTCTCTTCATCTTCTAATACGCGTTTCATTTCTTTTTGGTATAACACTTTATCAGCTTGTGCTCTCAATGCACGCACAGCAGGACCTTTACCTGTGTTCAACATACGCATTTGAATATGTGTTCTATCTATTGTTTTAGCCATTTGACCGCCAAGTGCATCAATTTCACGTACTACAATTCCTTTGGCTGGTCCGCCTACTGATGGGTTACATGGCATAAATCCAACATTATCTAAATTAATTGTCAGCATTAAAGTTTTAGCGCCACGTCTTGCAGAAGCTAAACCTGCTTCAATTCCTGCATGTCCAGCACCGATGACAATTACATCATAATCCAAACTCATTTTTTGACCTCCTTATTATTTTCCGAGACAGAACTGACTGAACAATTGATCAATCAATTCGTCGCTTGCACTTTCTCCGATAATTTCTCCTAATATTTGCCAAGTTCTTGTTAAGTCAATTTGTACCATATCCATAGGCACACCCGCTTCAGCTGCATCTATTGCATCTTGTATGGCATTTCTGGCTTGTTTCAACAATGAGATATGGCGTGAATTAGAAACATAAGTCATATCTTGGTTCTGTACTTCTCCGCCAAAGAATAAATCGCGAATTTGTTCTTCTAATTGATCGATACCTTCTTGCTTCAACATAGAAGTTTCAATCACTGGCATATCACCAACCATTGCTTTAACTTCCTCTAAATCTAAATGCTGTTCGAGGTCTGTCTT
Above is a genomic segment from Staphylococcus piscifermentans containing:
- the noc gene encoding nucleoid occlusion protein yields the protein MKKPFSKLFGLTNKDEDLTGYTEEERKNNVESIQIERIVPNRYQPRQVFDPNKINELAESIQEHGLLQPIVVRPIEEGMFEIIAGERRFRALNANQMAYADVIIREMTDEETAVVALIENIQRENLSAVEEAEAYQKLLELGDTTQSELAQSVGKSQSFIANKLRLLKLAPKAKQKLSEGKITERHARALLSLSFEQQEEMVQTIVDQHLNVKQTEARVKSMVGPEKVKAQPFQFAKDLTNARETLQNSLDKIEQSGIHVEQKERDHDDYLEIKIKVYKR
- the rsmG gene encoding 16S rRNA (guanine(527)-N(7))-methyltransferase RsmG, giving the protein MSVEWLAEKLEEHDITLSDKQKQQFQTYYEKLVEWNEKMNLTSITDEEGVYLKHFYDSITAAFFMDMNQELSICDVGAGAGFPSIPLKIVFPQLKVTIVDSLNKRIQFLNHLADALDLHGVCFVHERAENFGNFRGDNRESYDIVTARAVARLSVLSELCLPLVKTGGHFIAMKSAKGEEELEEARFGIGVFGGRVEAVETFELPGDAGERQMIIIEKRSKTPKKYPRKAGTPNKSPLLK
- the mnmG gene encoding tRNA uridine-5-carboxymethylaminomethyl(34) synthesis enzyme MnmG, with amino-acid sequence MSLDYDVIVIGAGHAGIEAGLASARRGAKTLMLTINLDNVGFMPCNPSVGGPAKGIVVREIDALGGQMAKTIDRTHIQMRMLNTGKGPAVRALRAQADKVLYQKEMKRVLEDEENLHLMQGMVDDLIIEDDEIKGVRTNIGTEYRAQAVVITTGTFLRGEIILGNLKYSSGPNHQLPSVTLADNLRELGFDIVRFKTGTPPRVNAKTIDYSKTEIQPGDDVGRAFSFDTTEYILDQLPCWLTYTNAKTHQVIDDNLHLSAMYSGMIKGTGPRYCPSIEDKYVRFNDKPRHQLFLEPEGRDTNEVYVQGLSTSLPEHVQREMLQTIEGLEKADMMRAGYAIEYDAIVPTQLWPTLETKKIKNLYTAGQINGTSGYEEAAGQGIMAGINAAGRVLGENEVVLSRSDAYIGVLIDDLVTKGTNEPYRLLTSRAEYRLLLRHDNADLRLTDLGHEIGLISDERYARFNAKRDQIEAEKERLANVRIKPNEHTQEVIKAHNGSPLKDGILAIELLRRPEMDYQAILDILEEEHQISADVEEQVEIQTKYEGYINKSLQQVEKVKRMEQKKIPHDLDYSKIDSLASEAREKLAEVKPLNIAQASRISGVNPADISILLVYLEQGKLERVK